The Lycium barbarum isolate Lr01 chromosome 4, ASM1917538v2, whole genome shotgun sequence nucleotide sequence tttggcttactGATTTAAAGTAGTTGATAAGTATTTTTAAGtgctaaagctgatttgataaataaacaGTTACGCGTTTGGATAAAAGTACTGAAACTGATAATAAGCTGCTGAAATGTTTTGCAAAAAAAGTGTTGATAAACATTTTTTCTGTTACAATGACTTAAATACCCTTAAAATCGTTTACACTTATAAGAACGttaattttataagtttttaaATACCAAATTATTTAAAATACGAAATAATTTATGCCTAGTCTTATTTAAATACAAAATTAATTAGATAAAATTGTTTCTTaagaatataaattattttatgataagctaaATTACAATCATAAGGTATAAAAAATAGTTAATAATTATACTAAAGTTCGTTAGTATAACATGCTCAAATAGTACACAATATTTGAATTGAAGAAACACATATGCAATtaatgaaattctgtttgtttcTACTTAAATCAAACCATTCAACTATTATGAATATCTTAAGCAATTAAATCACGAGCAACCATTCAACTATTATGAATATCTTGAGCAATCAAATCACCAGCAGCCATCCAAGGGTATTATCTCATTGATTTTCTggattttcaatgtttgtattTATGAAATTCTGGTATGTTTTTAATGTTGGTAGAGGAGAGCTGTTGGGTTTTAAAGACGTGGGGTGAGGAAGTGATGTGATGGAGAGGGTTAAGGTTTTATTAGAGTAAAGGTATTTCAGGGATTACGAAATAATATTAGAGATAGAATAGTAAAAGGTTTGGTCAAACTAAAAGTGCTTATAAACtcaaaaataataagtttggggaGACCAACTTatgatttatgtcttatttttagCTTATACACACTTTTATTTTTACCAAACACAAAAATAAGCCGAAAAGTACTTATAAGCGGGTTTAACCGGCttataagcttagccaaacaccctCTATGTGATTTAATAGTAACTTTTTATGATACATGGATAAAATTAACTTAGCTGACCTAGGTGCAATAAAGTAAAAGTCAAAAGGGACGGACGCTATGTGAAAAGTGAATGCAGTCTTATTTCCAAACCATTTGTAAAGAAGCAAAGCTATGCACGACTTCGAAAACGACTATAAACGGTACATGCAAATTGCAATTATGCTTGAAATTGAAAATAAAGTTGAACGTCTGAAAGATATATCCACATTGATGGCCTGATAACTAAAAATAACAACATTGAGCCATGTGTAATATATGGAAATTAGAAgttagaaataaaaaatttacctTAGGGTGTGGAGAGGCGGATCTAGGAATTGAAGATGGCCGGTGtcacaattttcttcaatgtacatcttgttaggaacgtgtatATGGGTCGGAttcatctctttttagtttattcgaaTCAActtaataggtttttttttttaatttacaaatatgaaaattacatatCAAAAATCAAAAAAGGAatataattagcatcttaaacaaggaatcacactcattaacacccattaacaacagaagtaaaatcaacattttcaccaagggacttgcatctcttatgtatattaaaaaatgaatttgcacaaaacatcttcaataagggaattacaccaataaaaataagaaaaataatagaaaaactcttcaatggGTAAATACTCCCtgtaagtaaatgtagaattagaaatactacaagttctcaaaaataaattataaatttcatgttttttctaagcagtaCTTACTAAATtttcatcacaatttaagtagtaagtgatttaaattgaatttaacaattatagaatagcataaaTTTTAATAATACACTctctccgtccatttttatttgtccattatactaaaaatatatgtccacttttacttgtaagttatatagtttgaaaaaccaagatataatttaccattttatacttattttacccttattattaagtactccaattcatttctcattttatttgttgcttattaagagtgtcccaagtcaaatatagacaagtaaacatggacggagggagtaataaacaaaagaaattataaaaaaaaatggattttgaTCTCAATGAGACCCAAGTTTTTttatttaaatactcacagatttgagattaagagatgcttaatttaagggattttgaagtttctatttgtgtgttctcgctagagttcactgataaaataatagaaaagaggaaaggcAATATAaacaataaaaagataaatagaaaattgggagggccaaaaagggaattactggtacaaaggaagtaaaaagcgCAAAGAAAAACGAGAGTCgaaaaatgttcaagatagattcaagcttgtctaccagccgtgacacctttgtctaatttatGACTGAGGTgacaggatcaaatatttaacctaatttaaacaaattaaaacataagtatataaaaaatttattaatcGAGGGGGTGCCATGCCACTCCAAGCTATAGGGTGGATCGGCCCCTGGGTACGTGTATGGTCCTGTATTGGCTGACCGCACAACCTCTCCCATATAGAAATTGTGTCTCACACATCCACATAAATACGTACGTGTTGTTTAATTGAAAGAAATTagattaaaatatttatttacattAGAAAAGTGGCTGCAAGTCATGAGGAATAATTAAATTTCTTCTCACAGTTACGCACTTGTTTCCCCTTTTAATTATTCTAATCTCAGAGTTAGAGTGGCTTCCTGTAAAGTATACAAGGCAAAGACTGTAAAATGACTACTGTATATTTCAATTCACTTGATCAAATATCTGTCTCCAAGATTTGGTTGAAATTTGGCAGCTTCTAAAAAGTGACACGGAGATGAAAAACTAGATGTTGTACAGGGGCGGATCTATGTAGAATttttgggtgctccggcacccattaaaTTCAGTTACGGAGTGTATAActatatagaaaatataaagaaaacagatataaatagttaatagagcacccccgaactcaaaattcctggatccagcacccccgaactcaaaatcctgggtccgcctctgtgTATAGGTGATATGCTGATGATAGTCAACGTAATTAATAGAGGAGCTTAAGCTAGCTGTGATATTGTATAAATATTTACACAACAAATGACTTATGAGATAATTACAAATTAAATCTATGTACGTAATACGTATCACCTTGTGAAACGTCTTTTAATGAACACACTTTTGACACCATTGAATCATTGGCACGTGTTAATTCTTGATTAGTAAGGATACTAATTGGCTGTTTGACTTTGAGAAGTCaaaagtttttgttttgtttgttttttttgtttttgttttttgtttttgtgtgtgtgtgtgttattgcTTAGTTATTCGAGAGAATACTAGTTTAATTGATTCTTGGGATAGACGATTATATTCGAGATAAGTGATCAATAATAAGTACATTAATCAACAAGAGCAAGTTCTTTAGTAATTATCTCAAATCAAGttttctatcttttctttttcCCTTCGTAAACTCTGTGATTATGAGTTTAACTATAAGAGCACAATTACGTTTTGTTTTAGTTCTTTACAAAAAACATATCAAATCTTTATATTTTCACTTTAGCCAAGAATATTTATTACGACCAACCTCTTTTCACACTTTGCCTTCTACCTGAAGCTATCACTCCTAGCGTGCTAAGCTGACTCAGTAAACAGATTCGCTAGTTGGGTCAAATGACACTTTTTCAATTATTCATATTGCAACGTCACGTATACTTTAACCTTCCCCATACATTTCGAGCCTCCAAAAGTCATAAATTTGTCTGTTCTGTTGGAAAGGCACAATTAGTCCAATCCCTGTGAAGACGATATCTTTCTATACTATCTTTGAGGCACACGGGCATTATTTTATTGTTGTGCTTTCTATTTGGCCAACCttgcaagaaaaaaaaatctttttagtaagtagaaaatgttaTTTTTCAGAAGCTGAATTTTAGTCGTTCATAAATTACTGTTTTAATAATaacaaaaatatatttttcaaatagATGAATCAAACACAAATGATTATTTTTCAAAGATACTTTTCAAATAAGAAGATTTTAAATATTTGACCAAACAACTTATAACCAAGCTTACTGTATCCTTATTGAAAAACCCCATGAGTACCATGCATTGTTATAATTGGTAGGGGAAGTCTAACAACCATACCTACTAATCAGCCTCTATTTGAATTTGGAAGACTTTAATGCAAAGGTCAAAACCATTAGTTAGCTGCCACTTGTCCATGACCTCTAACATTTCACATTTTAATTTGCTTCTCTCAGATAAATCCAAAAGCTTCTAAAGGAAAAActcgtcttttttttttgttcgatTATACACAAACACAACATACGTGTTATTTTCAGGTAACTTTTTAAACATTTCACCCTAGGCACACAGCAAAATGAAGGAAGCATTGACGTAGATTCATAGAATAAGGCCGGCACCAAATACCATTGACTTCCACCTCCTTCAAATCTATAAATAAGATTCTTAATTTCATCCCATAGGAACCTAAAAGTGCACTTTTGTTTACATAGCTCATCTATAAAAACTCTATTTGTTTCCTTCAAACACTTACACCCGTATAAGTAATCTTTAAATATTTACAAGTGGAAAAAATCACAAGAAATGGGAAGATCACCAACTAGTAATGATAAAAATGGACTCAAGAAAGGTCCATGGACCCAAGAGGAAGATGTTAAGCTCATAGAATATATTCAAGTTCATGGTCCTGGAAACTGGCGTAGCCTCCCCAAAAATGCTGGTATATGAATTGcatgtcctattttttttttcatctgatAACAAGTGATTTATTCTAATCTTTTATTAACTGAAAAATTATATGCAGGACTTGAAAGGTGTGGAAAGAGTTGTCGTCTTCGTTGGACAAATTATTTGAGACCAGATATTAAGAGAGGAAGATTCTCATTTGAGGAAGAAGAAACTATTATCCAACTTCACAGTATTCTTGGCAACAAGTAAGATATCTTAATTCTTCTCTCGTTGGATTTCATTTTCTATGACACCCTTTAATCTCTTTAGTCTCTTTCTAAAATATGACGCTTTTATATATTTAAAACCTTTTAATTTTACTAATGACGACATGTTCTTATTTCCATGAAAATATTGTGacatatttaagatcacaagttCTAAGGATAATTTTGGTATGTGCCAAAAAatattctttcttaaactttatgcTAGTCAAACACCGTCATTTAAACTAAAAAAGACTGAGTAATTTACTTAAAATTTACCTTAAAACTTATCCTTTGTTATTGTTTTTTCAGGTGGTCTGCCATAGCGGCTCGTTTGCCGGGAAGAACGGACaatgaaataaaaaattattgGAATACTCATATAAGAAAAAGACTTTTAAAGATGGGACTTGATCCAGTTACTCACAGCCCTCGTCTTGATATATTAGACTTATCATCACTCCTTAACTCCACACAACTCAACCTTTCAAGTTTACTTGGACTACAAGCACTTGTAAACCCTCAAGTCATGAGACTTGCCACTTTAGCCTCTAATGTTTTTGCATCTCACACTGAAACTAATCCAGAAATATTATTACAAAAACTTCAAGAAACCCAATTTTTGAACACACAAATTCAAAACCATGAAGGGCAAGAAGAGTTGCTACAaaagtttcaagaaaatcaaTTTTCAAATGCCCCATTAGAAAATCATACCCCAACTATTTTCCAACCTAATAATAATCAGACTCAAGAAATACCAACATGCACACAATCAAACGTGGGACCATATTTGGTGAGTGACCAAAAGTTACCTGAAAAAGTGATGCTACCATTGCAAACCTATGgccaaaatttaaaagaaaacgcATGCGAACAGAATTTCAGCTTCGATTCAATTTTGTCATCAACACCTTTGTCAAGTAGTGTAGAAGATGAGAGAGATAGCTATTGTAGTAATTTTATGAAGTTCGAGATTCCAGAGAGTTTATATTTTGATGATTTATTGTAAATATTGAAAATGGTCAATACTTTTGGTATGTTTAATTTGGATGGAACCATTGCATTGGTACGTTTTTTCCCATTTAGTCCAttcaaattttttgaattttGTCTATACATAAAAGTTTTTTGGTGTCTTCTTATTGTTCTTTTTCCAGTGTAATTGGTGGATTTATAGTGGTTGAGTTTGTCTTTCTCTCGTCTTATTCGGTGGTTTGTGTTTtagttgttttcttttttctctttcttaCTGTCTTTTTTTCTCATATATCGACATTAATAGAAAACTTTCTCTCGTGTTTAGGGCTGTGCATATTAACTGTTAAACCAATAACTCAAATCGGTTAATGGGTTATTGGGTTAATGGATTAATGATTCGAGTAACGGGTGGTGCCCTGTGGTTATTGGCTTATTGGATCAGGTGATGGTTTGGCCATTTTTGTTATCGGGTTACCCGATAACCCGATAACTAATTATTTAATTACAATTTTACCCTTTCGTATATAAAGTCACTTGGACAGTTGGACTAGGGTTACTTGACTTCCATTTCATAAACGTCGCTTTCAGTTTTACCCTTTTCTCTCTAGTCTCAACTCTCAAGTGGCCTGATCTTTATATCAATTCATGTGTGAAGCTTTTAGTGAGAAAGTTGTTGCAATTTCATGAGGTACATTTTATATGGTCAAGCCAGTAGCTAATGCAAGTAATGTTGTTAGCCTGTTATGTTGTTGTACAAAGTGTTGCAGTAATGAAAAGTATTAGTAAGGAATTTGATGAGTACAAAAAGTTCAAAGTAATTGTTGTAGATAATGCCATCAAAGATGGTAAGAGTAAGAATTAGTAGAGGTATTTGACTGAATTGGAAGTTTAGTTTGGTTGGTTAATTGTCTGTAATTAAGTTTTGTGCTATTGTTCTTGTTTTTTTATTATGTAGCTGTAGGTCAAGCCATTATTTTTATGGGTTCTTTCTTCTTGAAAAAATTTCTTGTGAAATCTttaacggttaaaccgataactGAACTAATAACGATCAATAACTGATTAACCGATAACCCAGTAACCAATACCCTAACGGTTTAACATGTCTACAAACCGATAACCGATAAATTTAACCGATAACTTTCAAACCAGAACAAAACCACTCGATACGCAGCCCTACTCGTGTTATTCGGTTGTTTGTGTTTtagttgttttcttttttctctttcctACTATCTTTTTTTCTCATATATCGACATTAATAGAACTATGCGTCCGGAACCCAAATGACTCAACAAAAGAGAAGTtaaaccaaaatatcccaacaacaaaaaaaggtTACCATAGCATCTTTAAAGTAGGAAATTCTTGCATTATGCATTAAAGGAGTTAAACGTAACAACAGGATTAACTCCGGAATTTACTGCGTTAATGACGTCATTTAACGCAGCAAATTGATGCGTTATTTGGCCTTGATAATTCTCTTTTGGGGTTAATTACTCTCTTTTGTTTAAATTTTCACACTTTTTCCGTACTTTggtcatagattaatcatgcttcgagactctggaacgtcaatattttatatagaaccctattttttttttgtgcgattaataatgtaggctcaatacatcaaggaaacGCAAAAGTTCGGGTcgttgttttagtggttgaaaagtgctcaaaGTAAGTTTTTGTTTGAAAAGTTGTTATCATTAGCGTTAAGTTTTAAAATTTTTAGGGTTTAATAtaagcgtgttatttttaaattcatgcgtaactttatttcgaatatgtcacgatttttttttatgattaatTTAGGATGTCACATAAGTTAGTTATAAATGATAATAACGACTAagataatattaataaatatgaATAGATactcaaaaaatatatataatacttACTTAAATTGCAGAACTTAATTGCATATACACTATCATGAATAGGTCCCACATGTGATATGCTTGAGACTATCCTGAGGCCTAAGGCTAATACCATCCTCTCCGCCTTCGCCATCATCCCCATACCCCTTTCTCCTCTTAATAACAGGGTGCTCTAAGCCATGATCATCCGCTTTTCCCTTCCCCCTTGCACCCTTGAGTATAACGTACTTTTTCTTGGGATCTCGTACTACTGGTACGTGATAAGTTGGTAaaaatctcttctttaatcttagattcttgctatgtttgattgataAAGTAGTTCATTTAATGTCTTTTACTTCTATTTTACatgtttatgtgatttagaagtgatcgggagagaaaacaagtcaaaagaggccaaattgatgAAAACGAAAAAAGTGGCTAAAAATGCAAAAACGGATCAGAGTTGCAAAACTAAAAGTTAAAGGCttattttgtcatattttgacttTGGAAAATGGGGGAATTATAAGAGGAAGATTTAGGGGAAATTTCCCACATCTTTGGCCATTTCTACAAGACTTTTTGGAGCTAGGGTTGTTACACTACATTTGGgtgttgaagatttggttgagcaatttcttgaacctttacttcatttctttaattccttgctttgtattgaatttttaagtgtgtagtattttatTCTTTCACTAGAATTTTGTTTATGAGAatattcattatcaagtgttggattaatctcttgttttgcttatgtattaaatgatttttatttctattgaagtggctctttgtttcttcaattaatcttgttctttaatgtttcttaagggattagttAACCccaggactcgcccatttacttcgatttaaGCTCGAaagaggaaaattgaggttgagaaagattaattaacaaggatttgaggctttaaacctcatctaataacttgagctaggaatagtaaagttaacttgagattcaattggttgtgcttaatatcacactctatggcttggaaaagcttagagtgaagtGAAATTCAGTGATTAGGTTGGAAGACTtttaatgagattttagaaatcattatctattaacatagactttctcttagttgtaaaatcgtaaaatataTTACTTGAGagtcccttgtatccatgcttgtggccattgatcattttacccgcgtGGAATATATAGGATCAGTTTTCCCTGTGGATTCGACCccaactcatagttgggtaaattatattgtgacgacagtgtacactttctctttaagGAGTGGATTTTGACATTATCAATTTTGGCGTCGTTGCTGGGGAACAATTTGgtgtatttgagttagtttgagATTTAAGCGTACTTGCTGTgatccaaacttgtgaatatttgtgtaggtGTTTTCTTTGTCTTTGTTTGTgttctttgttttattttatttttatttgaaaaatgGCATCATTTCATGAAAATGGatcggatggtagttgttcatactttgatgacccatgtccttattgtggaggaccccactcttggCAAATTTGTTTAAAGTCTTCCGGaggaggattgtgcgcacaatctcaaacccatgagtggagcatatgtgataggTGTGGCGATCAAAATAGtcattgggctaattgtgcttatatGTCCTTCCCCTCCCCGAgcccccactatgacgattcttttATTGTGATAATGATAGGGATATGGAAGTGAGAGAATTCGAGCATAGTCAAAATGGAGAgctcaagctcatgatggaatgcctacttgaaggaggaaacAAAAGtcaaaaagccttggaggagtacttggaaactagtctccaagaTGGTTTGGCACTTGAACACAAAAATCCTTCATGGGCATTTGCACAAAATTAAGAAGAATTCTCAACTGCTCAATATGAGAAGATAATGCCCATGTTGGTGGTCAATCTTGAAAa carries:
- the LOC132638664 gene encoding transcription factor MYB41-like, which produces MGRSPTSNDKNGLKKGPWTQEEDVKLIEYIQVHGPGNWRSLPKNAGLERCGKSCRLRWTNYLRPDIKRGRFSFEEEETIIQLHSILGNKWSAIAARLPGRTDNEIKNYWNTHIRKRLLKMGLDPVTHSPRLDILDLSSLLNSTQLNLSSLLGLQALVNPQVMRLATLASNVFASHTETNPEILLQKLQETQFLNTQIQNHEGQEELLQKFQENQFSNAPLENHTPTIFQPNNNQTQEIPTCTQSNVGPYLVSDQKLPEKVMLPLQTYGQNLKENACEQNFSFDSILSSTPLSSSVEDERDSYCSNFMKFEIPESLYFDDLL